A region from the Salidesulfovibrio onnuriiensis genome encodes:
- a CDS encoding LemA family protein, whose amino-acid sequence MIKRLFSVIALALLTLSLTGCGYNSMQQQEEEVFAAWGNLEAALQRRADLIPNLVATVKAAAAHEKNTLQAVVEARAKATQTTITPQQLGDKAALQKMADAQGALSSALSRLMVVVERYPQLQANQNFLGLQHQLEGTENRITVARKRYNDTVKAFNYSIRKFPNSLTNSMLLNLERKEFFAADAGAKNAPKVDFGSEG is encoded by the coding sequence ATGATCAAACGTCTTTTTTCCGTTATCGCACTGGCATTGCTGACCCTTTCCCTTACCGGCTGCGGCTACAACTCCATGCAGCAGCAGGAGGAAGAGGTCTTTGCGGCCTGGGGCAACCTGGAAGCCGCGCTGCAGCGCCGCGCCGACCTGATCCCCAACCTGGTGGCCACGGTCAAGGCGGCCGCCGCCCATGAAAAGAACACCCTGCAGGCAGTGGTCGAGGCCCGCGCCAAGGCCACCCAGACCACCATCACCCCGCAGCAGCTCGGCGACAAGGCCGCGCTTCAGAAGATGGCCGACGCCCAGGGCGCATTGTCTTCCGCTTTGTCCCGGCTCATGGTGGTTGTGGAGCGTTACCCCCAGCTCCAGGCCAACCAGAACTTCCTGGGCCTGCAGCACCAGCTTGAAGGCACCGAGAACCGCATCACCGTCGCCCGCAAGCGCTACAACGACACGGTCAAGGCCTTCAACTACTCCATCCGCAAATTCCCCAACTCCCTGACCAACAGCATGCTGCTGAACTTGGAGCGCAAGGAGTTCTTTGCCGCCGACGCAGGCGCCAAGAACGCTCCCAAAGTGGACTTCGGGTCCGAAGGCTAA
- a CDS encoding TPM domain-containing protein: MIFPAKTAAVLCTAALVLFTALSAFALDVPALKGRVNDYANMITPKAESQLNEMLAHFEASDSTQFVVLTVPSLEGDSLEDFSMRVAEAWKVGHKGKDNGALLVVSEGDHKMRIEVGYGLEGVLTDVLAGQIVDNVIAPEFKQGRYDDGFLLGAAAMVKAARGEFKGSGLKRERRSSGGSVFRLLFLLFFLPIWAFGFMGRHSRRGRSSGSVLPWIVLGSMMGGSSRSSGGFGGGGFGGGGFGGFSGGGGGFGGGGASGGW, translated from the coding sequence ATGATATTCCCCGCAAAGACCGCCGCCGTGCTCTGCACGGCGGCCCTGGTGCTTTTCACGGCCCTTTCCGCGTTCGCCCTGGACGTGCCCGCGCTCAAGGGGCGGGTCAACGACTACGCCAACATGATCACGCCCAAGGCCGAAAGCCAGCTCAATGAAATGCTGGCCCATTTCGAGGCCTCGGACTCCACCCAGTTCGTGGTGCTCACCGTGCCTTCGCTGGAGGGCGATTCCCTGGAGGACTTTTCCATGCGCGTGGCCGAGGCCTGGAAGGTCGGTCACAAAGGCAAGGACAACGGCGCGCTGCTGGTGGTCAGCGAAGGCGACCACAAGATGCGCATCGAGGTGGGCTACGGCCTGGAAGGCGTGCTCACGGACGTGCTGGCCGGGCAGATCGTGGACAACGTCATTGCCCCGGAATTCAAGCAGGGCCGCTATGACGACGGCTTTCTGCTGGGCGCGGCGGCCATGGTCAAGGCCGCGCGCGGCGAATTCAAGGGCTCGGGCCTCAAGCGCGAGCGCCGTTCCTCGGGCGGCAGCGTCTTCAGGCTCCTGTTCCTGCTCTTTTTCCTGCCCATCTGGGCCTTCGGGTTCATGGGCCGCCACAGCCGCAGGGGCCGCAGCAGCGGCAGCGTGCTGCCCTGGATCGTGCTCGGCTCCATGATGGGCGGCAGCAGCCGTTCCTCCGGCGGATTTGGCGGCGGAGGTTTTGGAGGAGGCGGCTTCGGCGGATTCTCCGGCGGTGGCGGCGGCTTCGGCGGCGGCGGAGCTTCCGGGGGCTGGTAG
- a CDS encoding TPM domain-containing protein produces the protein MRKLVQCLALALLVLATPLSASALDVPSLKGRVNDYADMISPGTERDLDESLAELQRTDGTQVVVLTVPSLQGDSLEDFSMRVLEAWKIGQKGKDNGVLLLVSRDERTVRIEVGYGLEGRLTDVLAGHLIDQIMTPYFRLEQYDKGFEEGVEGIVAGVHGEYSLDQSSIPGVNQWTILAAVLFLGVGLVYFCRRSYTNKYGWNPEKDQANAAAAGFEDWAHEGRRHHRGGGFSRFSGGGGGFGGGGASGSW, from the coding sequence ATGCGGAAATTGGTTCAATGCCTTGCCTTGGCTCTTCTCGTGCTGGCGACGCCGCTGTCGGCGTCTGCGCTGGATGTGCCGAGCCTTAAGGGTCGCGTGAATGATTACGCGGACATGATTTCCCCGGGCACCGAGCGAGACCTGGACGAAAGTCTAGCGGAGCTGCAACGTACGGACGGCACCCAGGTGGTGGTCCTGACAGTGCCCTCGCTGCAAGGTGACAGCTTGGAAGATTTTTCCATGCGTGTGCTCGAGGCCTGGAAGATCGGCCAGAAGGGTAAGGACAACGGCGTGCTTCTGCTCGTGAGTCGGGATGAACGCACAGTCCGTATCGAGGTGGGCTACGGTCTGGAAGGCAGGCTCACGGACGTGCTGGCGGGCCATCTCATCGACCAGATCATGACTCCCTATTTCCGTCTCGAACAATACGACAAGGGATTTGAAGAGGGCGTGGAGGGCATCGTTGCCGGTGTTCACGGCGAATACTCTCTGGATCAGAGCAGCATCCCCGGTGTAAATCAGTGGACGATCTTGGCGGCAGTTCTGTTTCTGGGTGTAGGTCTCGTGTATTTTTGCCGTCGAAGCTATACGAACAAGTATGGCTGGAATCCTGAAAAAGATCAGGCAAATGCCGCAGCGGCTGGTTTTGAGGATTGGGCCCATGAAGGGCGCAGGCATCATCGTGGCGGTGGTTTCAGTCGCTTTTCCGGCGGTGGCGGAGGCTTCGGCGGGGGCGGTGCCTCCGGGAGCTGGTAG